Within the Candidatus Rokuibacteriota bacterium genome, the region GCGCGTAGACGATGTACGAGTGCCCCACGACCCAGCCGATGTCCGACGCGGCCCAGTAGGTCTCGCCCGCGCCCATGCCGTAGATGTTCTCCATCGACCACTTGAGCGCCACCGCGTGGCCGCCGTGATCCCGCACGACGCCCTTGGGCACGCCCGTCGTCCCCGAGGTGTACAGAATGTACAGCGGGTCGGTGGCGGCCACCGGCACGCACTCCGCGGCGGCGGCGCCCGAGAGAAAATCGCCCCAGTCGAGGTCGCGCCCCTTCTGGAGCTGCGCCTTCTCCTGCGGGCGCTGGAGGACCACGCAGCGCGCGGGCTTGTGGCTGGACAGCTCGATGGCCTTGTCCAGGAGGGGCTTGTAGGGCACGACCCGCCCGACTTCGATGCCGCAGGAGGCCGAGAGGATCATCTTCGGCGTGGCGTCGTCGATGCGCTTGGCCAGCTCGTGTGAGGCGAAGCCGCCGAAGACCACGGAGTGGATGGCGCCGATGCGGGCGCAGGCCAGCATGGCGATGACCGCCTCGGGCACCATCGGCATGTAGATGATGACGCGGTCGCCCTGGACGATGCCCTGGCGGCGGAGGGCGCCTGCCGTGCGGGCGACCTCGTCGCGGAACGCGTCGTACGTGTAGCTCTTCACCGTGCCCGTCACCGGGCTGTCGTAGATCAGCGCGATCTGCTTGCCCCGGCCCCGCTCGATGTGCAGGTCAAGCGCGTTGAAGCACGTGTTGAGCCGGCCGCCCACGAACCAGCGGTAAAAAGGCTTGCGCGAGTCGTCGAAGACCTTGTCCCAGCGCCGCTCCCAGTAGATGTCCTCGGCCGCCTCGGCCCAGAACCCCTCGGGATCCCGCATGGACCGCTGGTAGACCTGCTCGTACAGGCTCGCCATCGCCTCACTCCTCTCTGAACAAATACTTTGGGGCCAACTGTTCGAGATTCACGCCGCCCTCGTGCCGCCGCGGGCGCCGCGGCTGACCCACAGCAGACCGCAGATGGAGATGGCGATGCCGACCAGGCTCGCGAGCTGGGGCACGCGGTAGCCGCCGGCCCAGAAGCTGTCGAGCCGCAGGGATTCGATGGCGAATCTCCCCACCGAGTACAAGCCGATGTACCAGAAGAACAGCGCGCCCGGCCGGTCACGCCAGCGCGGGCGGAGCCAACAGACGAGCGCCGTGAACACCGCCAGGTCCCAGAGCGATTCGTAAAGAAAGGTCGGGTGGAAGAACTCCGCGCCCCTGTACTCGAGCGGACGGTGGCGAGGCGAGATGTAGAGGCGCCAGGGCAGATCGGTCGGCCGTCCAAAGGCCTCCTCGTTGAAGAAATTCCCCCAGCGCCCGATGGCCTGCGCGATGGCCATGCTGGGCGCTCCGATGTCCAGGATACGCAGCACCGGGAGGCCCCGCCACGCGGCAAGCCCGGCGGCGACCGAGCAGCCGACGATGAGGCCGCCGTGGACGGCGAGCCCCCCTTCCCACACGGCGGGAATCTTGGCCCAATCGCGGCCGTAGTAGTCCCAGTTGAACGCCACTTCGTAGAGGCGCGCCCCGATGTACCCGGTCACGACTCCCCACATGACACAGCTCGAGATCTTCTCCTCGGGAAGACCCTCGGCGCGCGCCTGACGGCCCACGAGCCACAGACCCACCACGATGGCGACCGCCGTCAGGATCCCATACCACCGGACGATGAAAGGACCGAGCTGGAACGCGATCGAACCCGGAGAGGCGAACATGCCCGAGGCTAACCTGTCACTCCGACGCGCGCTCCGGGCCCGACAGCGTGGCGCCGCCGTCGACGACGAGCGTGTGCCCCGTGATGTAGCGCGCGTGATCAGAGAGAAGGAAGCGCACGGCGTGGCCGACGTCCCAGCCGGTGCCTTCGATCCCCAGCACGGACGCGCTTCGACGCCGGTCGCGGGCCTCCGCGCTCATGCCGCGCTGGTAGACCATGGGCGTGTAGACGGGCCCCGGCGCCACGCAGTTCACGCGGATCCCGTCGCGGCCGTGGTCGACCGCCATGGCGCGCGTGAGAGCGATGACGGCACCCTTGGAGGCGGAGTAGGCCGTCAGGCCGCGCGGCCGCAGCGCGGAGATCGACGACACGTTGACGATGGCGCCGCCGCCCCCGCGGATCATGGCGGGGATCGCGTGCTTGGCGGCCAGGAACATCGTCTCGACGTTGACCTGCATGACGCGGCGCCAGTTCTCCTGCGTCTCGTCCACGACGGAGCCGCGGCTGCCGATGCCGACGTTGTTGTCGAGGAAATCGAGGCGGCCGAAGCGGTCGAGCGCCGTCTTCACCACCATGGCGCAGTCCTCGGAGCGCGTGATATCCGCTTCGAGCGCGAGGGCTTCCCGCCCCTGGTCCTTGATCATCACGACCGTCTGCTCGGCCAGGTCCATCGTGCGATCCACCACGAGGACCCGGGCACCCGCCCTGGCCAGGAGGATCGCGGCCGCGCGGCCATTGCCGATGCCGGCGCCCGCCGCGCCACCGCCCATCACGACCGCGACCTTCCCGCTGATCCCCCAATCGTCCGGCACGTCGAGGCGCGTGGCCATGGGCGCTCAGGCGGGCCAGGCGGCCGGGTGGGTGCCGAGCGGCACCGTCGGACGCGACCAGAATGCGGGCGTCTCCGACAGCCGCGCGGCGGGCACGACGTGGCGCAGCCGGCCGTAGGGTGAGTCCATGTCCGCCATCAGGTCCTGCACGGCGTCCAGCGTGAGGTCGGGCGTGCGCCGGCCGTCCACGCGCCCGAGGCCGTCGACCCAGCGTCCGGTCTGCGCCAGCGACACGCGCACCAGATAGCTGCCGCCTTCACGCGCGCGGCGGGCGAGCGCGACCTGCGCACCGAACGCGGCGAGGTAGCCCGTGCCGTGGTCCACCACCTGCGCGGGCAGGTGCTGGGGCCGTTCGCCTCCGGCGGCGCCTAACCCCTGCTCGTGCGCCATCCCGGTGACGGACTGGATGATGGTCTCGAATCCCCGTCGCTCGCGCCACGGCCCGACGTGACTGAAGGCGGAGAGCGTCACGTACACGATGCCGGGCCGGAGCCGCGCCAG harbors:
- the lgt gene encoding prolipoprotein diacylglyceryl transferase, with protein sequence MFASPGSIAFQLGPFIVRWYGILTAVAIVVGLWLVGRQARAEGLPEEKISSCVMWGVVTGYIGARLYEVAFNWDYYGRDWAKIPAVWEGGLAVHGGLIVGCSVAAGLAAWRGLPVLRILDIGAPSMAIAQAIGRWGNFFNEEAFGRPTDLPWRLYISPRHRPLEYRGAEFFHPTFLYESLWDLAVFTALVCWLRPRWRDRPGALFFWYIGLYSVGRFAIESLRLDSFWAGGYRVPQLASLVGIAISICGLLWVSRGARGGTRAA
- a CDS encoding AMP-binding protein → MASLYEQVYQRSMRDPEGFWAEAAEDIYWERRWDKVFDDSRKPFYRWFVGGRLNTCFNALDLHIERGRGKQIALIYDSPVTGTVKSYTYDAFRDEVARTAGALRRQGIVQGDRVIIYMPMVPEAVIAMLACARIGAIHSVVFGGFASHELAKRIDDATPKMILSASCGIEVGRVVPYKPLLDKAIELSSHKPARCVVLQRPQEKAQLQKGRDLDWGDFLSGAAAAECVPVAATDPLYILYTSGTTGVPKGVVRDHGGHAVALKWSMENIYGMGAGETYWAASDIGWVVGHSYIVYAPLLKGCTTILYEGKPVGTPDPGAFWRVIAQHGVKALFTAPTAFRAIKKEDPAGEHLRRHDISGFRCLFLAGERLDPDTYHWAHDLLGVPVIDHWWQTETGWPVASNCMGLDPLPV
- a CDS encoding SDR family NAD(P)-dependent oxidoreductase; the encoded protein is MATRLDVPDDWGISGKVAVVMGGGAAGAGIGNGRAAAILLARAGARVLVVDRTMDLAEQTVVMIKDQGREALALEADITRSEDCAMVVKTALDRFGRLDFLDNNVGIGSRGSVVDETQENWRRVMQVNVETMFLAAKHAIPAMIRGGGGAIVNVSSISALRPRGLTAYSASKGAVIALTRAMAVDHGRDGIRVNCVAPGPVYTPMVYQRGMSAEARDRRRSASVLGIEGTGWDVGHAVRFLLSDHARYITGHTLVVDGGATLSGPERASE